Proteins co-encoded in one Coregonus clupeaformis isolate EN_2021a chromosome 17, ASM2061545v1, whole genome shotgun sequence genomic window:
- the LOC121585922 gene encoding serine incorporator 2 isoform X1, with amino-acid sequence MGACMALCSLASCASCLCGSAPCLLCGCCPSSRNSTVTRLVFSFFLLLGTLVSVIMILPGMEAQLQKIPGFCQGGSTIPGMENQFNCDVIVGYKSVYRMCFAMTCFFFLFSAIMVRVQNSKDPRAAIQNGFWFFKFLILVGITVGAFFIPDGTFHTVWFYFGVVGSFIFIVIQLILLIDFAHSWNKLWVGNAEEGNSKCWFAGLLSFTFLHYALAFTSVVLFYIYYTQPDDCTEHKVFISLNLIFSVIISIVSILPKVQEAQPQSGLLQASLISLYTMYVTWSAMTNNPNRKCNPSLLSLVSNVSSSEPTPTNAPGQVQWWDAQSIVGLVIFLFCTLYASIRSSSNTQVNKLMQTEEGGGYGGEGEVGEDGVRRAVDNEEEGVTYSYSFFHFHLCLASLYIMMTLTNWYQPDTTTQAMQSSMPAVWVKISSSWLGLGLYLWTLLAPLMFPDRDFS; translated from the exons ATGGGGGCTTGCATGGCCTTGTGCTCTCTTGCTAGCTGT GCCTCCTGTCTGTGTGGCTCCGCTCCGTGTCTGCTATGTGGCTGCTGTCCCTCCTCCAGAAACTCCACCGTCACCCGGCTGGTGTTCTCCTTCTTTCTACTCCTAGGGACCCTGGTGTCTGTCATCATGATCCTCCCTGGCATGGAGGCACAGCTCCAAAAA ATCCCAGGCTTCTGTCAGGGTGGGAGTACCATACCAGGCATGGAGAACCAGTTTAACTGTGATGTCATTGTGGGCTACAAGTCCGTGTACCGCATGTGCTTCGCCATGACctgcttcttcttcctcttctcagCCATCATGGTCCGCGTCCAGAACAGCAAAGACCCGCGTGCAGCCATTCAGAATGG TTTCTGGTTCTTTAAGTTTCTGATCCTGGTTGGCATCACTGTGGGAGCCTTCTTCATCCCGGATGGAACCTTCCATACTG TGTGGTTTTACTTTGGCGTGGTTGGCTCCTTCATCTTCATCGTCATCCAGCTCATCCTTCTCATCGACTTTGCCCACTCTTGGAACAAGTTATGGGTGGGGAATGCCGAAGAGGGCAACTCAAAGTGCTGGTTTGCAG gccTGTTGTCATTCACCTTCCTCCACTACGCACTGGCCTTCACCTCAGTGGTGCTGTTCTACATCTACTACACCCAGCCTGACGACTGCACCGAGCACAAGGTCTTCATCAGCCTCAACCTCATCTTCAGCGTCATCATCTCCATCGTCTCCATCCTGCCCAAAGTACAG GAAGCCCAGCCCCAGTCTGGTCTGCTCCAGgcttctctcatctccctctacACCATGTATGTCACCTGGTCCGCCATGACCAACAACCCAA aTCGTAAGTGTAACCCCAGCCTGCTGAGTCTGGTTTCAAATGTCAGCTCCAGTGAGCCCACACCCACCAATGCCCCAGGACAGGTGCAGTGGTGGGACGCCCAGAGCATCGTGGGTTTGGTCATCTTCCTCTTCTGCACTCTCTATGCCAG TATCCGTTCGTCCAGCAACACCCAGGTGAACAAGCTGATGCAGACCGAGGAGGGCGGGGGTTACGGAGGAGAGGGCGAGGTAGGGGAGGACGGTGTGCGGCGGGCCGTGGATAATGAGGAGGAGGGGGTCACCTACAGCTACTCTTTCTTCCACTTCCACCTCTGCTTGGCCTCCCTCTACATCATGATGACACTCACCAACTGGTACCA GCCTGACACCACCACCCAGGCCATGCAGAGCAGTATGCCAGCTGTGTGGGTGAAGATCAGCTCCAGTTGGCTGGGCCTGGGCCTCTACCTCTGGACTCTGCTCGCCCCTCTCATGTTTCCCGACCGAGACTTCAGCTGA
- the LOC121585922 gene encoding serine incorporator 1 isoform X2 yields the protein MWLLSLLQKLHRHPAGVLLLSTPRDPGVCHHDPPWHGGTAPKTIMVRVQNSKDPRAAIQNGFWFFKFLILVGITVGAFFIPDGTFHTVWFYFGVVGSFIFIVIQLILLIDFAHSWNKLWVGNAEEGNSKCWFAGLLSFTFLHYALAFTSVVLFYIYYTQPDDCTEHKVFISLNLIFSVIISIVSILPKVQEAQPQSGLLQASLISLYTMYVTWSAMTNNPNRKCNPSLLSLVSNVSSSEPTPTNAPGQVQWWDAQSIVGLVIFLFCTLYASIRSSSNTQVNKLMQTEEGGGYGGEGEVGEDGVRRAVDNEEEGVTYSYSFFHFHLCLASLYIMMTLTNWYQPDTTTQAMQSSMPAVWVKISSSWLGLGLYLWTLLAPLMFPDRDFS from the exons ATGTGGCTGCTGTCCCTCCTCCAGAAACTCCACCGTCACCCGGCTGGTGTTCTCCTTCTTTCTACTCCTAGGGACCCTGGTGTCTGTCATCATGATCCTCCCTGGCATGGAGGCACAGCTCCAAAAA CCATCATGGTCCGCGTCCAGAACAGCAAAGACCCGCGTGCAGCCATTCAGAATGG TTTCTGGTTCTTTAAGTTTCTGATCCTGGTTGGCATCACTGTGGGAGCCTTCTTCATCCCGGATGGAACCTTCCATACTG TGTGGTTTTACTTTGGCGTGGTTGGCTCCTTCATCTTCATCGTCATCCAGCTCATCCTTCTCATCGACTTTGCCCACTCTTGGAACAAGTTATGGGTGGGGAATGCCGAAGAGGGCAACTCAAAGTGCTGGTTTGCAG gccTGTTGTCATTCACCTTCCTCCACTACGCACTGGCCTTCACCTCAGTGGTGCTGTTCTACATCTACTACACCCAGCCTGACGACTGCACCGAGCACAAGGTCTTCATCAGCCTCAACCTCATCTTCAGCGTCATCATCTCCATCGTCTCCATCCTGCCCAAAGTACAG GAAGCCCAGCCCCAGTCTGGTCTGCTCCAGgcttctctcatctccctctacACCATGTATGTCACCTGGTCCGCCATGACCAACAACCCAA aTCGTAAGTGTAACCCCAGCCTGCTGAGTCTGGTTTCAAATGTCAGCTCCAGTGAGCCCACACCCACCAATGCCCCAGGACAGGTGCAGTGGTGGGACGCCCAGAGCATCGTGGGTTTGGTCATCTTCCTCTTCTGCACTCTCTATGCCAG TATCCGTTCGTCCAGCAACACCCAGGTGAACAAGCTGATGCAGACCGAGGAGGGCGGGGGTTACGGAGGAGAGGGCGAGGTAGGGGAGGACGGTGTGCGGCGGGCCGTGGATAATGAGGAGGAGGGGGTCACCTACAGCTACTCTTTCTTCCACTTCCACCTCTGCTTGGCCTCCCTCTACATCATGATGACACTCACCAACTGGTACCA GCCTGACACCACCACCCAGGCCATGCAGAGCAGTATGCCAGCTGTGTGGGTGAAGATCAGCTCCAGTTGGCTGGGCCTGGGCCTCTACCTCTGGACTCTGCTCGCCCCTCTCATGTTTCCCGACCGAGACTTCAGCTGA